GAGCAGCAGGAACAAGAGTAAAAGCGAAGCGGAATCTGTATTATTTCTACCTCGCCCTTGTTGTAGGCAGCAATGGCCTTGTTGTACTCAAGCTTGAGTTTATTGGCCTTGGCTACATAAGGAGCCTTGTCCTGCAGTAATCCGCAACCAAACATGTAAGAATCATCACAGTTTCGGTCAAACCTAATCGCAGCAACTAGTAGTAGTCGGTGAGTGTAATGTGTAGATGAAGCTTACCGCATCGGTCAGGGATTTCCACCTGTCACCGGCAGCTTTCCCCACCTGAAAAAAGTTCCACCAGGAGGataggaaaaataaattaacCACGAGGTCAAAGTTGCTATTATGTGTCACGAAAAAAAAAGTTGCCCCTCTAATGGAGAGTTGGGTATTTTTAGGAACTTACCGCAGCAACAGACTTGTTTTTAGGGTTCTTCTCCTTGAACTCCTTACGGAATTCGTCCCTAACCAAAAATAGATCAAACCACCacccaagaaaaaaaaagaagcgaGAAAAAAATTAAGCAACTAGGATCAGATCATCATCTCACATGAAGACGAAGAAGGCGCTGGGCGCCCTCTTGGGCTTGTTGGGGTCCTTGCCGGCCTTTCCCTTCCTGCCCTTGGCCGGCTTCTCCGCTCCCTTACTCTTCACGGCCAACCTGAAGAGGGGATGGGGGGGAAAAGTCAAAACCACGTCGCAACGCGTAGAAATCGAACTGTTTCGGTCGCGGCGGAACAGATCTGCCCGAAGGCGATCGAAAACGTCGTGACTCTTACTTGGCGTCGGCCTTGGCGGCGCCCTTGGATTTGGCCCCCTTCATGGCGGATTCCTGCGCAGACACCGAGGGAAGCGGTCAGATCCGCGGGCGGCGGAGGGAATCCCGCTTCCAATCGGGCGGAGCGGCGTCGAATCGACGGCGAATTGGGGGGCGGGGCGGCTCACCTGGACGGGAGGCGACGCGGAGAGGGGAGGGCAAGCCTGGCGCTGGGAGGGAGGGGAAAGGGGAGGAGGAGACGGAGAgaggcgggcgcggagggcAGGGGATAAGAAGGAGGCGCGCCCCCGAGGGGCATATCTGCGATTCCGCCCCGCCTCCGGGGGCCCCAAGCCAACTCCTAATTTGAATTTTCGTACCGACGCCCAACTTTCCTCACCCGGGCGGATCCACTCCTCCATGACGCACGGGGCCGGGCAGCGGTGGGTCCGACCTGTCATCCTGATCTCCACCGCGCGGATTAGGGCTACCGGCGCCCGCGTACAGGTGGTGGAGGGGGTATTCGCGGATGCTCCGAACCCGGGGGTGTTTTCCGCGAAACCGGCGGTGGCAGGGGCTTGGGCGGGATTCTGGAAAATTTCGGCCCTGCCGCGATGTGCATGCGCCGCGCGGATCGCATGACAGGTAGGGACGCGATCCCCGGGGCCACGCGCCAGTGGCCCGGCGCCAGATATTTTCCGGGGCGCCACGTCACCGATCCGCGAGAGGGCGCCTGGTTGGCTGGAGCGCGGGGGGCTGCGCGTTGTGCTTCTCGCTGTGCTTTCTGCGACGCAAACCCTGGCCTGGTTTGCGGTCTCGGAGCCTCCCATTTGTCTGAGTTTTTGCTGTTAAACCATGGGTCGTGGCCATCCTTTACCTAGGCCTTGTTTTGTTTAGTTCACAGCGCAAAAACGTAAAAAAACCGTAAACGCAAAGATGCTaaaagaatcttgctaatttgaagtactaaatgaagtctatttacaaaactttttgcatggatgggctgtaaatcgcgagacgaatctaatgagcctacttaatccacaTTTTGCAACAgtaatgctacagtaaccatccgctaattattgcttaatcatggattaattagcatcattagattcgtctcgcgatttacaacccatctatgcaaaaaattttataaatagacttcatttagtacttcaaattggtaagattcctttgCGCAAATTTTTTTTCGTTTACAGGCCCGAACTAAACAGGCCCCTGCATACAAAAGGGGCAATGCTTTCGAGAGTACAAAGCTCATCCTTGCGACGCGGGCGGTAGAACACCAACCGTACTAGGGGCGGTCAGCGCACAAAATTGGAAATGCGCAAATTTGCCCCGAGAAGCCAAAAGGAGGATAAGTTCAAACCATGTACGAAAAAGGAATCGCAATCACCCAAccatgcatttttctatatgggTCTTTTTGTGTCCTCAAATCAAAGATGTGTATGCCTATAATGGATTTGGGCCATAATTCTTTTTTTACTCGTTGGATTTTCAAGGAGGCCCAACGGCCCGCGTCGTCCCTAGAGACGGCCCAGTTCCCCCCGCTCGGGTGCTCTCCTCtgtgccgcgccgccgtccaaCGCCATCCAGCCTCGCCGCCACTgctcgctccagcgccgccgcggccgtgcTCCCGCTCCATCCAGGCGCCTCTCCACCACTCACACCTCCAACCACGCCGTGCCGTCGGCCCGTCTCTACTCAGACTGCAAAACCGCCCAGCCCAGTAGCGCACGTCCTGTCAGTCACTCAGTCCTTGCCGGCGACGGCGTCACTCTCGGCGAGGCGTCGGCCGCTGCCGGCGGGTGCAGCTCCCTCCGCGCGTAGGCACAGGCACAGCGTAAGTCTGCAGACCTCCGCTCCTCCGGCCTCCAGGTGAACTCCCTCCCCTCTACGCGCAGATATGCCCCTCGGGGGCGCGCCTCCTTCTTATCCCCTgccctccgcgcccgcctcTCTCTGTCtcctccttccctttcccctccCTCCCAACGCCAGGCTTGCCCTCCCCTCTCCGCGTCGCCTCCCGTCCAGGTGAGCCGCCCCGCCCCCCAATTCGCCGTCGATTCGACGCCGCTCCGCCCGATTGAAAGCGGGATTCCCTCCGCCGCCCGCGGATCTGACCGTTTCCCTCGGTGTCTGCGCAGGAATCCGCCACGAAGGGGGCCAAATCCAAGGGCGCCGCCAAGGCCGACGCCAAGTAAGAGTCACGATGTTTTCGATCGCCTTCGGGCAGATCTGTTCCGCCGCGACCGAAACAGTTCGATTTCTACGCGTTGCGACGTGGTTTTGACTTTTTCCCCCCATCCCCTCTTCAGGTTGGCCGTGAAGAGTAAGGGAGCGGAGAAGCCGGCCAAGGGCAGGAAGGGAAAGGCCGGCAAGGACCCCAACAAGCCCAAGAGGGCGCCCAGCGCCTTCTTCGTCTTCATGTGAGATGATGATCTGATCCTAGTTGCTGAACTTTTTTCtcgcttcttttttttcttgggTGGTAGTTTGATCTATTTTTGGTTAGGGACGAATTCCGTAAGGAGTTCAAGGAGAAGAACCCTTGATCTATTTTTGATCTATTTTTGATCTATTTTTTTCTCGCTTCTTTTTGATCTATTTTTACAAGTCTGTTGCTGCGGTAAGTTCCTAAAAACAAGTCTGAATTTCGCACTGAAGTAGTACATCGTTagcttgattttttttttttggccatCTGCGAGAACGCCAACTTGATTTGATTTTACTGTTGCCTGCCTTCAAATCGTTGGTACGAACCCAACTCTCACAATGTGTCGTCAGCTTATGGATTTGCCAGGTCCGAGATGGAAGAAAGGCAAGGACGGCAAGAACTTTGCCGCTCTCGCAGCAACCAATCCCATGTCGACGATAGTTGCTGAGCTCCAGGCTTCTTTGAGAGACGCAGAAACTGTGGCCATTTTATCAGGGGATGGCAAATACGCGATTCTTGCAGTTGGAGCACACCAAGCCGCACTTCTAAACCGTGCGGCCTTTGGCCGGGCTGTGGACAATACAGGCGATGAGAAGCTATGGTTCCAGCTGGGCCCCGAGGAGATGTTCTTTCTTTGCCATGCCCTCAGGTGCATCACAGTTGAATCGGAGAACAAGAAGCAGATGGGTGAAGGGGAGCTGTGGGATCTCTTGACCTCCACCTCAGAGCCATTCCCGGAGATGTACAAGGCGTATGAACACCTTAGGTTGAAGAATTGGGTTGTAAGGTCAGGATTGCAGTACGGTGCAGATTTCGTAGCTTACCGTCACCATCCAGCACTTGTTCACTCGGAATTTGCAGTAATCGTAATTCCAGAAGGCAAAATGTTTGGTGCTCGATGTGGCCGCATGAAGGTGTGGCCTGATCTACTCTGCGCGCTTCGGGCTTCTGGAAGTGTGGCCAAGACATTACTTTTTCTGACCATCAGCACCATGAACTGCGAGGTGAGATCGTCTGATTGTTTGGAACAGCTGATTGTTCATGAGAGGATGATCAACAGATGGATACCGCAGCAGTGCCGTGAGCAACAAGACAAACCACGCAGAGAAGAAGCCCACAGGGATGAGCAAAGACAAAAACAGTGCAGAGAAGAAGCAATTAGGGAAGAACAAGAGGATACGAGAGAGGGTGTAGTATTTAGCTATTGGGGTGTAATACTAAGCTTTACAATTCTTTCTAGCTTACTTGTCTACAAGCTCAAACTTTGACTGAAGAGCTTAATATTTCTGTATGCTCATGTTGGTAAACGTGAATTTTCTGTCCTATTGAATCCTATGATGGTACTTTGTGACCCTCGTTGAGGTCTCTAGATATCCTGGCTAATATCATCCTATGACTGCACTTCGCTGCAGACTGTATAATATGTGTATTGTTATTTCTGGGTAAATGTTTCAGGCCTTTAAGACAGCTATGGACTGACATTTATGCTCTCTGGTGGCATAGAAAATTCTATCTGCATGGCCGGTACAACTGGAGCATGTTGAACAAATGAGGTACACCAGATGCATTTCATTATGCGTATGTGCATAGTTTTTCTGTAATGTAGATGAAGTACTCTATATTTTCAATACCTTATATAGTATCTTACGATTGAGTTATGTTGCAAATTAACCTTTAGTACAACAGTACTCAAGATACAATAGCTTGCTAAGTAAACATGACCAAGAAAATTGATCTGACATGAAGTCTGTAATTTCTTTTTATATAAAATCAACCTTTTGATTGGCATTTTTTTTTCATTCAAACGACAAATCTGCTTACAGTAAATAGTTTAATTGGCATCATTTGGGGGATCTTATATAGTCATGAAGGTGACTAGGGAAAGAATGACATTCACAATTGCATCTGCTTCATCTCTCTATTTATTTGAGGCTCCCAGCTTTCTCGTGTATGATGCCTACTCTATCTGGTAATTCACTGTGTGATCCTTCCATATACCACTCTCAAGGTACTTCTCGTACAAGCTAGCTTCACCATCATAGCTCACTGATAAAGCTGCTGTGCTTCGTGTCCCATAGAGACCCTTCACCAAAAAGAATTAGGTAAAAGAATTTTCATAAGTTCATTTCTGAAGTATTAGTGTAAGCTTATGAACACAAGTATTTATGAGTGACCAAATGATATAGTTTTTCAACTAGTTGGACGCTGAATGCAATTGCAACTGGAATCATGTCgaagtttttttttctcttaCTTGGTCAGTTTGCACCTCGATGAAAATGGAACTCAGACCATGCTCCCAGTTGGGATCACAACCAGTGTTTGGAAGTCTATCTTTGTCAGCCTTTGTGGTGTCAGTCATTAGCCTCTCAACTATATCCTTCACTTCAACCTCATCATCACCATGCTTCATAAGAAGTTCCCTGAAGTTTTTACCAAGGCGAATTGCCTACAAGTGCATACACAACaatgaaaaggaaaaa
The genomic region above belongs to Panicum hallii strain FIL2 chromosome 4, PHallii_v3.1, whole genome shotgun sequence and contains:
- the LOC112889312 gene encoding probable tRNA-splicing endonuclease subunit Sen2 — protein: MDLPGPRWKKGKDGKNFAALAATNPMSTIVAELQASLRDAETVAILSGDGKYAILAVGAHQAALLNRAAFGRAVDNTGDEKLWFQLGPEEMFFLCHALRCITVESENKKQMGEGELWDLLTSTSEPFPEMYKAYEHLRLKNWVVRSGLQYGADFVAYRHHPALVHSEFAVIVIPEGKMFGARCGRMKVWPDLLCALRASGSVAKTLLFLTISTMNCEVRSSDCLEQLIVHERMINRWIPQQCREQQDKPRREEAHRDEQRQKQCREEAIREEQEDTREGVVFSYWGVILSFTILSSLLVYKLKL
- the LOC112891041 gene encoding DNA-binding protein MNB1B, giving the protein MEEWIRPGEESWASVRKFKLGVGLGPPEAGRNRRYAPRGRASFLSPALRARLSPSPPPLSPPSQRQACPPLSASPPVQESAMKGAKSKGAAKADAKLAVKSKGAEKPAKGRKGKAGKDPNKPKRAPSAFFVFMDEFRKEFKEKNPKNKSVAAVGKAAGDRWKSLTDADKAPYVAKANKLKLEYNKAIAAYNKGESTAAKKAPAKEEEEEEEEESDKSKSEVNDEDDEEGSEEDEDDDE